A stretch of Methanococcus voltae PS DNA encodes these proteins:
- the mfnA gene encoding tyrosine decarboxylase MfnA, which produces MVTNNEILEQLQKYRYLDLKYETGNIFGSMCTKPHPMTLEIIKMFYETNLGDPGLFKGTKMLEEESISIIGKLLNNPEAFGYIISGGTEANITAMRLFNNMSKSNVNSTNNTDKIVKSSNIIIPETAHFSFDKSKDMMNLNLIRPPLTEYYTSDVKWIKDYVEDTISKKGENYVSGIVGIAGCTELGTIDNINELSKIGYENGIPLHVDAAFGGFVIPFLEDKYKLKNYNYDFDFKLEGVTTITIDPHKMGLSPISAGGIIFRNKNYKTYLDIEAPYLTETLQATILGTRTGVGAATTWGLLNLLGKEGYAKITNECMEKTAYLTRKLKENGFETVIEPVLNIVAIKDENAKETCNKLKEKGIYVSVCRCTNALRIVIMPHLEFEHLDNLINNLCDVNKK; this is translated from the coding sequence ATGGTAACTAACAACGAAATATTGGAACAATTACAAAAATATAGGTATTTAGACTTAAAATACGAAACAGGGAATATATTTGGGTCCATGTGTACAAAACCCCATCCAATGACTTTAGAAATAATAAAAATGTTTTATGAAACTAATTTGGGAGACCCTGGGTTATTTAAAGGAACCAAAATGTTAGAAGAAGAATCTATATCTATAATTGGTAAATTACTAAATAATCCCGAAGCTTTTGGATATATCATTTCGGGAGGTACTGAAGCTAACATAACAGCTATGCGTTTGTTTAATAATATGTCCAAATCTAACGTAAATAGTACCAATAATACCGATAAAATTGTAAAGTCATCAAATATAATAATACCCGAAACAGCCCATTTTTCATTTGATAAATCAAAAGATATGATGAATTTGAACTTAATAAGACCTCCTTTAACAGAATACTATACATCCGATGTAAAATGGATTAAAGACTATGTTGAGGATACAATATCTAAAAAAGGAGAAAATTATGTTTCGGGTATTGTGGGAATTGCGGGATGTACCGAATTAGGAACTATAGATAATATAAACGAATTATCCAAAATAGGGTACGAAAATGGTATACCATTACATGTAGATGCGGCATTTGGTGGCTTTGTGATACCATTCTTAGAAGATAAATATAAACTCAAAAATTATAATTACGATTTCGACTTTAAACTTGAAGGCGTAACAACAATTACAATTGACCCCCATAAAATGGGTTTGTCTCCAATATCTGCAGGAGGAATAATTTTTAGAAATAAAAACTACAAGACTTATTTGGATATTGAAGCACCTTACCTAACAGAAACGTTACAAGCCACCATATTGGGTACACGTACTGGTGTAGGGGCTGCTACCACTTGGGGATTATTAAACTTATTAGGTAAGGAGGGATACGCCAAAATAACAAATGAATGTATGGAAAAAACTGCTTATCTAACTAGAAAATTAAAGGAAAATGGTTTTGAAACTGTTATTGAACCCGTTTTAAATATTGTAGCAATTAAAGACGAAAATGCAAAAGAAACCTGTAATAAGTTAAAGGAAAAAGGAATTTATGTTTCAGTTTGTAGATGTACTAATGCGCTTAGAATTGTAATTATGCCCCATTTAGAATTTGAACATCTTGATAATTTGATAAATAATCTTTGTGATGTAAATAAAAAATAA
- the hypE gene encoding hydrogenase expression/formation protein HypE — MKITRMHGAGGKVMQNLIGDVILGSLSTTQVNGGIGLQDLDDGSTIPIGDNEIVFTVDGHTVDPIFFKGGDIGRISVCGTVNDLSVMGAKPLALSMSFVLPEGFDIEQLKEIMASINLACEEAGVAVITGDTKVSNVSDIIISSAGIGIVEKGKAIRDKGMKEGDSIIVTGNLAEHGLTILLSREGFDMESDLKSDVAPVNGLIQSVLSSGITINAMKDPTRGGLADSLNEMAEKSGLGVTLQEDKIPLSEEVKFISEALGIDPLTVANEGKVVMAIPKKDAEKALEIIKEHPLGKNAQIVGDVTSEHKGVIMETLVGKRVVDTPIGDPIPRVC, encoded by the coding sequence GTGAAAATTACGAGAATGCACGGCGCAGGCGGTAAAGTAATGCAAAATTTAATAGGGGATGTAATATTAGGTAGCTTATCAACCACTCAGGTTAATGGCGGTATTGGGCTTCAAGATTTAGACGATGGTTCTACAATTCCTATAGGGGATAATGAAATTGTTTTTACGGTTGATGGCCATACTGTAGACCCAATATTTTTTAAAGGCGGGGATATTGGTAGAATTTCAGTTTGTGGTACTGTCAATGACCTTTCGGTTATGGGTGCAAAACCTTTAGCTCTTTCTATGTCTTTTGTGTTACCAGAAGGTTTTGACATAGAACAATTAAAAGAAATAATGGCTTCAATAAACCTTGCATGTGAAGAAGCTGGCGTAGCAGTAATTACAGGGGATACAAAGGTTTCAAATGTTTCAGACATCATCATTTCATCTGCAGGGATAGGTATTGTTGAAAAAGGAAAAGCAATCAGAGATAAAGGTATGAAAGAAGGAGATTCCATAATTGTAACTGGAAACCTTGCAGAACATGGTTTAACAATCCTTTTAAGTAGAGAAGGTTTTGACATGGAATCAGACCTAAAATCAGATGTTGCACCAGTTAATGGTTTAATTCAGTCGGTATTATCCTCAGGAATAACAATTAATGCGATGAAAGACCCTACAAGAGGGGGGCTTGCAGACTCATTGAATGAAATGGCTGAAAAAAGCGGTTTAGGCGTTACATTGCAGGAAGACAAAATACCATTAAGTGAAGAAGTTAAATTTATATCTGAAGCTCTAGGTATTGACCCATTAACTGTTGCAAATGAAGGAAAAGTTGTTATGGCAATACCTAAAAAAGACGCAGAAAAAGCACTGGAAATTATCAAAGAACATCCATTAGGTAAAAATGCGCAAATTGTTGGTGATGTAACTTCGGAACACAAAGGCGTAATTATGGAAACTTTAGTAGGTAAAAGAGTTGTTGATACCCCAATTGGAGACCCAATCCCTAGAGTTTGCTAA
- the comA gene encoding phosphosulfolactate synthase translates to MQSFSFLKIPVHNGLTMIIDKGQSPEYVEHSMKVFANYITCAKFGWGTSAVQSEEILKEKIEIYKKYGVKPYPGGTLFEYALKEGKFLEFLDYCNNLGFECVEISDGSMEIDFDLKCECIKKAKEYGFIVLSEIGKKSIEEDAKIPISKKIADLKLEIEAGSDFVILEGREGGKSIGLYDEKGNLKQDDLEQIVNSDIDFKKLIFEAPLKNQQVEFIERFGNSVNLGNIAFDDVISLETLRTGLRGDTFGKIPK, encoded by the coding sequence ATGCAATCTTTTTCATTTTTAAAAATACCAGTACATAATGGATTAACAATGATAATAGACAAAGGTCAAAGTCCTGAATATGTAGAACATAGTATGAAAGTTTTTGCAAACTATATAACATGTGCTAAATTCGGTTGGGGAACCTCTGCAGTTCAATCAGAGGAAATTTTGAAGGAAAAAATAGAAATATACAAAAAATATGGTGTTAAGCCATACCCTGGTGGCACATTATTTGAATATGCTCTTAAAGAGGGTAAATTTTTAGAATTTTTAGATTATTGTAATAATTTGGGTTTTGAATGCGTCGAAATTTCGGACGGTTCAATGGAAATCGATTTTGATTTAAAATGCGAATGCATTAAAAAAGCAAAAGAATATGGATTCATTGTATTATCTGAAATCGGTAAAAAAAGCATCGAAGAAGATGCAAAAATCCCAATTTCTAAAAAAATAGCAGATTTAAAACTTGAAATTGAAGCAGGTTCTGATTTTGTCATTTTAGAAGGTCGTGAAGGCGGTAAATCAATTGGGTTATACGATGAAAAGGGCAATTTAAAACAAGATGACCTTGAACAAATCGTAAATTCAGATATTGATTTTAAAAAATTGATTTTTGAAGCTCCACTTAAAAATCAACAGGTTGAATTTATAGAAAGATTTGGAAATAGTGTAAATTTAGGAAATATAGCTTTTGACGATGTAATTTCCTTAGAAACACTAAGAACTGGACTTAGGGGCGATACTTTCGGTAAAATACCTAAGTAA
- a CDS encoding ATP-binding cassette domain-containing protein yields the protein MEITEIKIIGGVDKCGNPENVKELIVKKGEIFGVVGPTGSGKSNLISDIEQLSQGDTVSGRKIMINNEVPSSDMRRDPRKRRIAQLSQNMNFLADMTVEEFLIMHAKSRGINSEGLVDKVIELANNLTGEPIKKDYNLTILSGGQSRSLMVADVAVISDSPIVLIDEIENAGIKKHEALELLAGYGKIVMVITHDPVLALMTNRRVVMKNGAMTEIIETSDEEKEVSKRLNDLDGWMLSMREKVRHGEKLSIGDIQNTCKTC from the coding sequence ATGGAAATCACAGAAATTAAAATAATCGGTGGCGTGGATAAGTGCGGAAATCCTGAAAACGTCAAGGAATTAATTGTAAAAAAAGGAGAAATTTTTGGAGTAGTTGGTCCCACAGGTAGCGGTAAATCAAACCTAATTAGTGACATTGAACAATTATCACAAGGGGATACCGTTTCGGGCAGGAAAATAATGATTAACAACGAAGTTCCAAGTTCAGACATGAGAAGAGACCCTAGAAAAAGAAGAATTGCTCAATTATCTCAAAATATGAACTTTTTAGCAGATATGACTGTTGAGGAGTTTTTAATAATGCATGCAAAAAGTAGAGGGATAAATTCTGAAGGTTTAGTTGATAAAGTAATAGAACTTGCAAATAATTTAACCGGAGAACCAATTAAAAAAGATTATAACCTTACAATATTGAGTGGGGGACAATCAAGAAGTTTAATGGTTGCCGATGTAGCAGTTATTAGTGATTCTCCTATCGTATTAATTGACGAAATTGAAAACGCAGGAATTAAAAAGCACGAAGCTTTAGAATTACTCGCAGGCTATGGTAAAATTGTAATGGTAATTACTCACGACCCTGTTTTGGCATTAATGACTAATAGGCGAGTTGTAATGAAAAATGGAGCCATGACTGAAATAATTGAGACGTCAGACGAGGAAAAAGAAGTTTCAAAACGATTAAATGATTTAGATGGTTGGATGCTTTCAATGCGTGAAAAAGTAAGGCATGGTGAGAAATTAAGTATTGGGGATATTCAAAATACTTGTAAAACATGCTAA
- a CDS encoding GTP-binding protein — MKVVIVAGTPGAGKTSVMTHTIKQLQKKGKKTAVIKIDCLYTDDDVRYGKLGVPTLIGLSKDMCPDHFAIYNIEEMVEWAKEQNTDTLIIETAGLCHRCAPYTKNSLGVCVIDATSGPNTPRKVGPFLTSADVVAITKGDIISQAEREVFRERVLEMNPNCTIYDVNGLSGQGCAEIAEEITEAKDITDLENELLRHNAPLSVCTLCVGETRIAKKYHRGVLRRIDGFTKYVGE, encoded by the coding sequence ATGAAAGTAGTTATTGTAGCAGGTACGCCAGGAGCTGGGAAAACATCTGTAATGACTCACACAATTAAACAATTGCAAAAGAAAGGTAAAAAAACCGCAGTTATCAAGATAGACTGTTTATATACTGATGACGATGTACGATATGGTAAATTAGGAGTTCCAACTTTAATTGGTCTTAGTAAAGATATGTGTCCTGACCATTTTGCCATCTACAATATTGAAGAAATGGTAGAATGGGCTAAGGAGCAAAATACGGATACCTTAATTATTGAAACCGCAGGTTTATGCCACCGTTGTGCACCATATACTAAAAACAGTTTAGGTGTTTGTGTAATAGATGCTACATCAGGTCCAAATACCCCTAGAAAGGTTGGACCATTTTTAACAAGTGCGGATGTTGTAGCAATTACAAAAGGGGATATAATCTCACAAGCTGAAAGAGAAGTTTTTAGGGAGCGAGTGCTCGAAATGAATCCAAACTGTACTATTTATGACGTAAATGGATTAAGTGGTCAAGGTTGTGCGGAAATAGCAGAAGAAATAACCGAAGCTAAAGACATAACTGATTTGGAAAATGAACTTTTAAGACATAATGCACCACTTTCCGTATGTACTTTATGTGTAGGTGAAACAAGAATTGCTAAAAAGTATCATAGGGGAGTTTTAAGAAGAATAGATGGATTTACAAAGTATGTGGGAGAATAA
- a CDS encoding (Fe-S)-binding protein: protein MTNSDKKTLESMINELLPNYNCGACGFKRCDSFTESVLLGDDIKKCPFLLKDDFKSNFEELTSLLNQNKDLIAKNIKKSETRGNGCCSTNGELTGLIDGYEADFLLDPLKNEHSCRETLLITSPLAKDLKIGDYIQYRPLACPLPHFAKIIDISHGMHVIHIEGPCHRVTGEKKDYVNVGVALIMAFEGMVSKGKMPEVGKTVKFIPTHCMMQKVHSGVVVEAEGDRVLIEGIDLKVW from the coding sequence ATGACTAATTCGGATAAAAAAACTTTGGAATCTATGATTAACGAATTATTACCTAATTACAACTGTGGAGCTTGTGGTTTTAAAAGATGTGATTCATTTACTGAAAGTGTTTTATTGGGTGATGATATCAAAAAATGCCCATTTCTTTTAAAAGATGATTTTAAATCTAATTTCGAAGAATTAACTAGTTTATTAAATCAAAATAAAGATTTAATAGCGAAAAATATTAAAAAATCTGAAACTAGGGGAAATGGTTGCTGTTCTACTAATGGGGAGCTTACTGGATTAATCGATGGTTACGAAGCAGATTTTTTATTAGACCCACTTAAAAATGAACATTCTTGTAGGGAAACTCTATTAATTACAAGTCCACTTGCCAAAGATTTAAAAATAGGCGACTATATCCAATATAGACCCTTAGCATGCCCTTTACCTCATTTTGCTAAGATAATAGATATTTCACATGGCATGCACGTTATACATATCGAAGGACCATGTCATAGAGTAACCGGTGAGAAAAAGGACTATGTTAATGTAGGCGTAGCTCTTATAATGGCTTTCGAGGGCATGGTTTCAAAAGGTAAAATGCCCGAAGTTGGAAAAACTGTGAAGTTTATCCCTACGCATTGCATGATGCAAAAAGTACATAGTGGCGTAGTTGTAGAAGCCGAAGGGGATAGGGTATTAATCGAAGGAATTGATTTAAAAGTTTGGTAA
- the larC gene encoding nickel pincer cofactor biosynthesis protein LarC, which translates to MKYLLIDPKISGISGDMLINSLLDLTERYDLIEDVVSKINELENCKCISVDILNMKKLGIMSKYMEILIDEKKFGNPEMLKKCVLKVCEKLNMTDESISTCENIVDDLILAEKNIHGDNFHLHEVASLDTVLDIVGSIYILEKCEYPLNQIISTYPVLGNGYVNIDHGILPVPVPAVLEILKKHNAPFQRLQTPKNDNLEEIEVGELTTPTGIAILCNITSEFCESYPSSKILKIGYGAGTKDLKNTPNILRILEISNLDFENISEEKMALLETNVDDISGEIIGHVINKVMEEGASDVFVTPVIGKKNRPANKITIICKYAEFEKYTKLLMEETGTLGIRITEFNRYVADRKLLHMLVELNDRKFRINVKYSYINNKLVNIKPEYEDLKRISEELEIPLRKVSEIVKKQFDEKRLF; encoded by the coding sequence TTGAAATATTTACTTATAGACCCCAAAATATCAGGTATTTCCGGAGATATGTTAATAAATTCACTTTTGGATTTAACAGAACGATATGACCTTATAGAAGACGTCGTATCTAAAATAAATGAGTTAGAAAATTGTAAATGTATATCTGTAGATATTTTAAATATGAAAAAATTAGGAATAATGTCAAAATACATGGAAATTTTAATAGATGAAAAAAAGTTTGGTAATCCAGAAATGCTTAAAAAATGTGTCTTAAAAGTATGTGAAAAATTGAATATGACCGATGAAAGCATTTCAACTTGTGAAAACATTGTTGATGATTTAATACTTGCTGAAAAAAATATACATGGCGATAATTTCCATTTGCACGAAGTAGCTTCTTTAGATACCGTTTTAGATATCGTAGGTAGTATATATATCTTGGAAAAGTGTGAATATCCATTAAATCAAATAATATCAACGTACCCGGTTTTAGGGAATGGCTATGTAAATATAGACCATGGAATATTGCCAGTTCCGGTCCCTGCAGTTTTAGAAATACTTAAAAAACATAATGCACCATTTCAAAGACTTCAAACCCCAAAAAACGATAATTTAGAGGAAATAGAAGTAGGCGAGCTTACAACACCAACCGGAATAGCCATATTATGCAATATAACCTCGGAATTTTGTGAAAGTTACCCTTCTTCTAAAATTTTAAAAATAGGATATGGTGCAGGTACTAAAGACTTAAAAAATACCCCAAATATATTAAGAATTTTAGAAATTAGTAATTTGGACTTTGAAAATATTTCAGAAGAAAAAATGGCACTATTGGAAACTAATGTAGATGATATATCAGGGGAAATTATTGGACATGTGATTAACAAAGTAATGGAAGAAGGTGCTTCTGATGTCTTTGTAACGCCCGTTATCGGTAAAAAAAATAGACCTGCAAATAAGATAACAATCATTTGTAAATACGCAGAATTTGAAAAATACACAAAACTTTTGATGGAAGAGACTGGTACATTAGGAATCAGAATAACCGAATTTAATAGATATGTTGCAGATAGAAAATTACTACATATGTTAGTAGAACTTAACGACAGAAAATTTAGAATAAATGTGAAATATTCGTACATAAACAATAAATTAGTGAATATAAAACCAGAATATGAAGATTTAAAAAGAATATCTGAAGAACTAGAAATTCCATTAAGAAAAGTTTCTGAAATTGTAAAAAAACAATTTGATGAAAAAAGATTATTTTAA
- the truA gene encoding tRNA pseudouridine(38-40) synthase TruA, which translates to MYIFKVAYDGRYSFQLQPHEKTVCDVLTNILVDCGYLSKFKKPLYYGGRTDLGVSALGNFVIYDLDKEPILSHIYSRCNDSGIWVLGYQKIDSFPEVKHRHYRYILPKVDIYGNFHDLNRVLKVSECLIGTHSFHNLSKRDKKKNRDPVRTIYDIKVSDDKYFITLDIYGKSFLWNMIRKIIGLISKIGISNMTNEEIEEYMKKVFNPEIKVGSQIGPAEGLVLVDAKTDVEFKYDSYVLKKFNEDTTHTMNEKIRRLGVYTSMNEISRNFKI; encoded by the coding sequence ATGTACATATTTAAAGTAGCATATGATGGAAGATATAGTTTTCAATTACAACCTCATGAAAAAACAGTATGTGACGTTTTAACAAATATTTTAGTAGATTGTGGTTACTTGTCAAAATTTAAGAAACCCCTATATTATGGGGGTCGAACGGACTTAGGTGTTTCAGCACTAGGAAATTTTGTAATTTATGATTTAGATAAAGAGCCCATATTATCGCATATTTATTCAAGATGTAATGATTCTGGCATATGGGTTTTGGGATATCAGAAAATAGATAGCTTTCCGGAAGTGAAACATAGGCATTATAGATATATCTTACCAAAAGTTGACATATATGGTAATTTTCATGATTTAAACAGGGTTTTAAAAGTTTCAGAATGCTTAATTGGAACTCATTCTTTTCATAACCTATCCAAGAGGGATAAGAAGAAAAACCGAGACCCAGTAAGAACAATTTATGATATAAAAGTTTCAGATGATAAGTATTTTATAACCTTAGATATCTATGGAAAGAGCTTTTTATGGAATATGATTAGAAAAATTATCGGTTTAATCTCAAAAATCGGTATTTCAAACATGACTAACGAAGAAATCGAAGAATATATGAAAAAGGTTTTCAATCCTGAAATTAAGGTAGGTTCGCAAATCGGGCCCGCAGAAGGTCTCGTATTGGTTGATGCAAAAACAGATGTTGAATTTAAATATGATAGCTATGTTTTAAAAAAGTTTAATGAAGATACCACCCATACAATGAATGAGAAAATTCGAAGATTGGGCGTATATACATCAATGAATGAAATTTCTAGAAATTTTAAAATTTAG
- a CDS encoding methanogenesis marker 9 domain-containing protein: MVWENSPSHICRGGDFRGLAFCCPPVKYCPLHKAIEVLGITPDEFSKIKEDFGKKTRLGEGKNTCFGSLVWCCKITKPCPFRDSEMLKIGMGEDEYMELKQKLSEEILKNSKVIQATIEKFAEKGIPKEVAEKAILETGDLVEAYKEAQKIVAVSENK; this comes from the coding sequence ATGGTATGGGAAAATTCTCCTTCGCACATTTGTAGAGGCGGAGATTTTAGGGGTCTTGCATTTTGTTGCCCTCCGGTTAAATATTGTCCATTGCATAAAGCAATCGAAGTTCTTGGAATAACCCCCGACGAATTTTCAAAGATTAAAGAAGATTTTGGAAAAAAAACAAGGCTCGGAGAAGGTAAGAACACCTGTTTTGGTAGCTTAGTTTGGTGCTGTAAAATAACAAAACCTTGTCCATTTAGAGATAGTGAAATGCTAAAAATAGGAATGGGCGAAGATGAGTACATGGAATTAAAACAAAAGCTTTCTGAAGAAATTTTGAAAAATTCCAAAGTTATTCAAGCTACAATTGAAAAATTTGCTGAAAAAGGAATCCCAAAAGAAGTTGCTGAAAAAGCTATACTCGAAACAGGCGATTTAGTTGAAGCATATAAGGAAGCTCAAAAAATCGTTGCAGTTAGTGAAAACAAATAA